A genomic segment from Candidatus Schekmanbacteria bacterium encodes:
- a CDS encoding TIGR04076 family protein, which produces MPGKYKLSLTITHVGGTCMAGCKVGGTYDISTIKTDNMCGNFYRSIYPWIHVFYHDGEVWFLPDKNSMEVRCPDYINDVRGTLTRELIKETK; this is translated from the coding sequence ATGCCCGGCAAATATAAACTGTCGCTCACCATCACGCATGTTGGGGGAACCTGCATGGCAGGGTGCAAGGTAGGAGGCACTTACGACATTTCAACAATAAAGACCGACAACATGTGCGGGAATTTCTACCGCTCTATTTATCCATGGATACATGTATTTTATCATGACGGAGAAGTCTGGTTCCTCCCTGACAAGAACAGCATGGAAGTCCGCTGCCCTGACTATATAAATGATGTGAGAGGAACGCTGACGAGGGAGTTGATTAAAGAGACAAAATAA
- a CDS encoding TIGR04076 family protein, whose amino-acid sequence MPDKYRLTLTITSISGKCNAGCKVGEKYDISSIKTDNLCGFFYHSLFPTLCTFDYGGEIWFLPDKNRMEVRCPDYINDVRGTLERKLKEE is encoded by the coding sequence ATGCCTGACAAATATCGCCTCACACTCACTATCACCAGCATATCAGGAAAATGCAACGCTGGCTGCAAGGTAGGAGAGAAGTATGACATTTCATCCATAAAGACTGATAACCTCTGCGGATTCTTCTACCACAGTCTCTTCCCTACTCTTTGTACGTTCGATTATGGTGGCGAAATCTGGTTTCTTCCTGACAAGAACCGGATGGAGGTGCGCTGTCCAGATTATATAAATGATGTTCGCGGCACCCTTGAACGGAAACTGAAAGAAGAATAA